A single region of the Kineosporiaceae bacterium SCSIO 59966 genome encodes:
- a CDS encoding thiolase family protein: protein MTREPVIVDAVRTPVGKRGGQLRTWHPVDLLAHTLSYLTERTGLDPDRLSDVIVGCALQRGEQTGNVARNALLGAGLPISLPGTTVDRQCGSGQQAVHFAAQAIKSGEYDFAIGAGVESMSRVDLGPLFVPGGGGGDWYGERALARFGGHLPAQGPSVELVAAKWGLTREQLDAFSVESHRRAAAATDAGYFASALVPVDGTDKEGSVAPMTRDEGIRADIDPARVAALPPVFSPDGVITAGNASQVSDGAAALLVADRSAAEAAGLRPRARIVSMAVAADDPVLQFTAIVPATQKALDQAGLTIGDIDLVEVNEAFAPVPLLWLEEFGYPHDQLNVNGGSIAIGHPLGSTGARLLTLLVAELERREARYGLLTICEGGGMANATIVERIH from the coding sequence ATGACTCGTGAACCCGTCATCGTCGACGCCGTGCGCACCCCGGTCGGCAAGCGCGGCGGACAGCTGCGCACCTGGCACCCCGTCGACCTGCTGGCGCACACCCTGTCCTACCTGACCGAGCGCACCGGCCTCGACCCCGACCGGCTCTCCGACGTCATCGTCGGCTGCGCCCTCCAGCGCGGGGAGCAGACCGGTAACGTCGCCCGCAACGCGTTGCTGGGTGCCGGTCTGCCCATCTCACTGCCCGGGACCACCGTGGACCGCCAGTGCGGGTCCGGCCAGCAGGCGGTCCACTTCGCCGCCCAGGCGATCAAGTCGGGGGAGTACGACTTCGCGATCGGTGCCGGGGTCGAGTCGATGAGCCGGGTGGACCTCGGTCCGCTCTTCGTCCCGGGCGGCGGCGGGGGCGACTGGTACGGCGAGCGTGCCCTCGCCCGGTTCGGCGGGCACCTGCCGGCTCAGGGGCCCTCCGTCGAGCTGGTCGCGGCCAAGTGGGGTCTCACCCGCGAGCAGCTGGACGCGTTCAGCGTCGAGAGCCACCGCCGGGCCGCCGCTGCGACGGACGCCGGCTACTTCGCCTCTGCGCTCGTTCCCGTCGACGGCACCGACAAGGAGGGCTCCGTCGCCCCGATGACCCGCGACGAGGGCATCCGGGCCGACATCGACCCTGCACGGGTCGCAGCGCTGCCGCCCGTCTTCTCCCCGGACGGCGTCATCACGGCCGGGAACGCCTCGCAGGTGAGCGACGGCGCCGCTGCCCTCCTGGTGGCCGACCGTTCCGCGGCCGAGGCGGCCGGGCTGCGGCCCAGGGCCCGCATCGTCTCGATGGCGGTCGCCGCGGACGACCCGGTGCTGCAGTTCACCGCCATCGTCCCGGCCACGCAGAAGGCTCTCGACCAGGCCGGGCTGACCATCGGTGACATCGATCTCGTCGAGGTGAACGAAGCCTTCGCACCGGTCCCCCTGCTGTGGCTGGAGGAGTTCGGCTACCCCCACGACCAGCTCAACGTCAACGGCGGGTCGATCGCTATCGGCCACCCGCTCGGCTCGACCGGCGCCCGACTGCTCACCCTGCTCGTGGCCGAGCTCGAGCGCAGAGAGGCCAGGTACGGGCTGCTGACCATCTGCGAGGGCGGCGGCATGGCCAACGCGACCATCGTCGAACGCATCCACTGA
- a CDS encoding CoA transferase has protein sequence MTPTSATLAGVDVVSLAVNLPGPLAAARLASMGATVTKVEPPWGDPLREVARSWYDELVAGQDVVTLDLKEPAGRAALEDRLAGADVLLTSMRPSALQRLELANSVERHGLVLVEIVGYDGERSEEAGHDLTYQAARGTLTPPTMPLVPFVDVLGAERSVTATLAGLRRRTVEGRGVRERVVLDDAALAASAAVRHGLTGPGNPLGGGLPGYGIYATSDGYVAVGALEPHFARRLAAAVGTTREDLAARFATEGSAHWVALGHDRDIPIVAVEDLSGGGPGPGSAHVPSTTKGIHHDS, from the coding sequence ATGACGCCCACCTCCGCCACGCTGGCGGGAGTCGACGTGGTGTCTCTGGCCGTGAACCTGCCGGGGCCGCTGGCGGCCGCTCGTCTCGCGTCGATGGGCGCGACGGTCACCAAGGTGGAGCCGCCGTGGGGTGACCCGCTCCGGGAGGTGGCGAGGAGCTGGTACGACGAGCTCGTCGCCGGCCAGGACGTCGTCACGCTCGACCTCAAGGAGCCGGCCGGCCGGGCAGCGCTGGAGGACCGGTTGGCTGGTGCCGACGTGCTGCTGACCTCGATGCGGCCCTCCGCGTTGCAGCGTCTCGAGCTGGCCAACAGCGTCGAGCGCCACGGTCTCGTCCTGGTCGAGATCGTCGGTTACGACGGTGAACGCTCCGAGGAGGCCGGACACGACCTGACCTACCAGGCCGCCCGCGGCACGCTCACGCCGCCCACGATGCCGCTCGTGCCCTTCGTCGACGTCCTGGGAGCCGAGCGCTCGGTGACCGCGACGCTCGCCGGGCTGCGCCGGCGGACGGTCGAGGGTCGCGGCGTCCGCGAGCGCGTCGTCCTCGACGACGCGGCCCTTGCCGCGTCGGCAGCAGTACGTCACGGGTTGACCGGTCCCGGCAACCCGCTCGGAGGGGGCCTACCCGGCTACGGCATCTACGCCACCAGTGACGGGTACGTCGCCGTGGGCGCGCTCGAACCGCACTTCGCCCGACGCCTCGCCGCGGCCGTCGGGACGACCCGTGAGGACCTCGCCGCCCGTTTCGCCACCGAGGGGAGCGCCCACTGGGTCGCCCTCGGCCATGACCGCGACATCCCGATCGTCGCCGTCGAGGACCTGTCCGGCGGTGGTCCCGGTCCCGGTTCCGCCCACGTCCCATCCACCACCAAGGGGATCCACCATGACTCGTGA
- a CDS encoding TetR family transcriptional regulator, producing the protein MARPVPAGTARADDITAKARIRNAALELFARDGVEGTSLRAVAAAAGVTVGLIVHHYGTKEALREAVELAIVERFADAIASVPLDSRPAGRLAAARDEAVADMLAASPAIVDYLRRALLDGGGEQGDLVSRLSQLSAQQVHDLRAAGVASTNHTVGEQVLTIMVRQFGRLFLQPLVDRISHEFPEDIDPSRTPPRLTVELALDASRADDRD; encoded by the coding sequence ATGGCGCGACCGGTGCCCGCAGGGACGGCGCGCGCGGACGACATCACGGCCAAGGCACGGATCCGGAACGCCGCGCTCGAGCTGTTTGCCCGGGACGGAGTCGAGGGCACCTCCCTGCGGGCTGTCGCCGCGGCGGCGGGCGTGACGGTCGGCCTGATCGTCCACCACTACGGGACCAAGGAAGCGCTGCGCGAAGCCGTCGAGCTCGCCATCGTCGAGAGGTTCGCGGACGCGATCGCGTCCGTCCCGCTCGACAGCCGCCCGGCCGGACGGCTCGCAGCCGCCCGGGACGAGGCGGTCGCCGACATGCTGGCGGCAAGTCCGGCGATCGTCGACTACCTCCGCAGAGCCCTGCTCGACGGCGGGGGCGAGCAGGGCGACCTCGTGAGCCGGCTCAGCCAGCTGTCCGCACAGCAGGTCCACGACCTGCGCGCAGCCGGCGTCGCCTCGACCAACCACACCGTGGGCGAGCAGGTCCTCACCATCATGGTCCGCCAGTTCGGACGCCTCTTCCTCCAGCCCCTCGTCGACCGCATCTCCCACGAGTTCCCCGAGGACATCGACCCGTCGAGGACGCCCCCGCGGCTCACGGTCGAGCTGGCCCTCGACGCCTCACGCGCCGACGACCGAGACTGA